The genomic interval CGACGACCAGCTCGCCCGCGATCTGGCGCGACACCTGCGTCAGATCGCGCAGGCGCCGGACGCCGAGCCGGAGACCGCGCCGGGCTGGCGGGTGCTGATCAGCGTCGTGTCGAGCCTGCTGCGCGGCGCCTTCCTGCTGGACCCGGCCGGTGACGAGGCGACCCTGCGCGAGGCGCGACGGGTCGCCACCGTGTACGCGGGCACGCTCCTGGGCCTGGTCGCCCAGCCCTGAGCGGGCTCCCGCTAGGAGACGCCGCCCCGATCGGCCGGCGGGCGGGCGACGCGATAGCGCTCGTAGATCACCTGGTCGAACGTCCGGACCTCGACGAGGGTGAGCGGCACCCGGCGGTCCACCGCGGGCAGCAGCGGGGTCCCGCCGCCCAGCACCGCGGGACCGCGGAACAGGCGCAGCTCGTCGACGAGCCCCTGGGCGAACGCCTGCCCGGCGAGATCCGCACCGCCGATCTCGACGTCGCCACCGGTCTCCCGCGTCAGGCGGGCGAGCTCCTCCTCGAGCGTCCCGGCCGCCAACCGCGTGTTCG from Paraconexibacter algicola carries:
- a CDS encoding dihydrofolate reductase family protein; this encodes MLLVSMGVSVDGFISDRDGAIDWSVPSDELFAFHLERVGELGAMLLGRRLYETMLVWETDPAMRRTAADAAFADTWAALPKVVFSRTLDAVQGTNTRLAAGTLEEELARLTRETGGDVEIGGADLAGQAFAQGLVDELRLFRGPAVLGGGTPLLPAVDRRVPLTLVEVRTFDQVIYERYRVARPPADRGGVS